The Caldanaerovirga acetigignens genomic sequence CATCGGCAAAATTCGCTATTTTGTAGAGCAATTGGTCTTCAATCAGTATTTTCAGTTTTCCAAGACCTCTTTCTTCATCGAAAAGGGCTCTCTTCAGCAATATCATGAGGTCATCGGGAGAAAGGGGGTTCAGGACAAATACTTTCATCCGGGAAAGGAGGGCGGAATTAAGTTCGAAGGAAGGGTTTTCCGTGGTAGCTCCGATTAAGATAATGTCTCCCTTCTCCACATAGGGAAGAAAAGCATCCTGCTGGGATTTGTTAAACCTGTGAATCTCATCTATAAAAATGAGGGTCCTCTGGCCATACCTTCGACGCTCTCTAGCTTGTTTCATGATTTCCTTTACTTCATTGATCCCCGAAAGTACGGCGCTGAAATTCACGAATCTCGCTCCGGTTTTTTTGGCTATCAGCATGGCTAATGTGGTCTTCCCCACTCCCGGCGGGCCCCAGAGAATCATGGAAGTGAGCTGGTCGCTTTCTATTAATTTTCTAAGTATCCTGCCTTTTCCTAAAAGGTGTTCCTGACCCACGAATTCATCTAAGCTCCTCGGGCGCATCCTGTCGGCCAGAGGGGCGTTTTTTTTAATTTCGCCGTCAAATAGCGAACCCTGTTCAAATTCCATTGTTTTCACCTTCCAAATTTAAAAGACAATTTCAAACCTCCTGTACTTCCCTTCCCACTCCGACCATTCTAGCTCAACATTTTCCACCCTCGCCCATCTAATTCCCGTTTTTATGTATTCTATCAAATCATTTATAAGTTCTTCTTCACCCTCTGCCACCATTTCTACGCTACCGTCGGGGAGGTTTTTCACAAAACCCACAAGTCCAAGCTCCGAAGCCTTTTTTTGAACCTGATATCTGAGGCCTACACCCTGCACAAGGCCGTAAATCATAGCCCGGACTTTTCTCTTCATAAAATCCCTCCAAACATCTTTTTGTTTGATTATACATAAAAGATTAACTTATTGCAAGGCAAGCAGGATTTATGCGCGAGTTATAGAATTATTATTTTTGCATCGAAAATAAAAATATCTAAACAAAATGAGCACCTTAATACCGCCTGCTGGGAATAGGTGCTCATTCAAATGGCGGTTTTAAATATCCCAGCCTCGGGCTGTTTTTGCAGCTTGAGCAAAAGGGAAAAAGATATGGAAAAGTTCATCGATCTCAGAAGCGATACAGTCACCCTCCCCACACAGGAAATGCGCGAGGCCATGTACCGGGCCGAAGTGGGGGATGACGTTTATGGCGAAGACCCGACGGTAAAAAAGCTGGAGGAAATGGCTGCCGAAATTACCGGGAAGGAAGCGGCCATGTTCGTAACCAGCGGCACCCAGGGCAACCAGGTATCGATAATGACCCACACCCACCCCGGCGATGAGATTATCTTGGAAGAAAAAAGCCACATCTTCACTTACGAAGTGGGCGGCATAGGTTACCTTGCGGGAGTGCAGACCAGGACCATCCCGGGGAAAAAGGGTGTCATGGACCCCTCCGAAATAGAGGCCGCCATAAGGGAAGATGACATACATTTTCCGAAAACCAGTCTGATCTGCGTGGAAAACACCCACAACAGGGCGGGTGGTACCGTAATCCCTCTCAATGTCCTGAAATGGACCTACGAAATTGCCCAAAATCACGGCATACCGGTTCATTTAGATGGGGCCAGGATATTCAATGCCGCTATTTATCTCGGTGTTCCAGTAAAGGAAATTGCAAAATTTGCTGACAGCGTGATGTTTTGCCTTTCCAAAGGTCTTTGTGCTCCGGTCGGCTCCATCGTAGCAGGTAGCAGGGAATTTATTAAGCGGGCGAGAAAATTCCGCAAGATGCTGGGCGGTGGGCTGCGCCAGGCCGGGATTCTCGCCGCCGCCGGTATAGTTGCCCTTGAAAAGATGGTGGGTAGGCTGAAAGAAGACCACGAAAACGCAAGGCTCCTTGCCGAAGGATTAAATGCCATTCCGGGCATTTTCATCGATATGGAAACAGTCCAGACCAATATCGTAATCTGCGACATATCCGGCTTTAAAATAAACGCCAGTGAGTTTGCAAAAAGGCTTCTTAAAAAGGGAATAAAAATTAACGGAGGTTCTGGGTATTTAGTCCGGTTTGTAACTCATTACGGGATCGAAAAGAAGGATATCTTGAAGGCCATAGAAGCTGTAAAGGAAGTTGCTGAAGAAATTTTATAACATTATGAATTTGTTAATAATCTTTACAGGAGGAAGACATGAACAGAAACTTCGGAAAATGGTTTCTCACCAGGGTCAAAAAAGCCATCATCGATTACAACATGATAGAAAACGGCGACAAAATTGCTGTCGGGGTCTCCGGCGGCAAGGATTCGTCGGTTCTGCTCTTCATCCTCGACCTTTTGAGGAAATATTCGCCCTGGAAGTTCGACATAATTGCGGTAAACGTGGATCTGGGGTGGGAGATGGACCTTGCTCCGGTCATAGATTTCTGCAGGCAAAGGGATATTCCATTCGAAATGGTGAAGACTGACATAACTCGGGTGGTCTTCGATATAAGAAAGGAACCAAACCCATGTTCTTTATGTTCCAGAATGAGGCGGGGCGCATTAGACAGCGCTGCTGTAGCACTGGGGTGTAACAAAGTGGCTCTCGCCCACCACGCCGACGACCTTATAGAGACCCTCTTTCTGAATCTCATTTTTACCGGGCGCTTTGAAACGTTCGAGCCAAAGACATACTTGTCCCGCAAAAATGTCACTTTGATAAGGCCGCTGATTTATCTTAGCGAAAAAACCGTAAAGTCCATCGCTAGATCTCAAAACCTGCCGGTTATAGAAAGCCCCTGTCCCGCTTCAGGCACAACCAAGCGCGAGGAAGTGGGAAAACTCCTCGACCAGATGGACCAAATTTTCCCTAAAGCCAGGGAAAATATCCTCGCAGCCATAAGGCGTAGGGATTTTTTCCGCCTAAACAACTCACCGCAGGAAAAAACTGAATAAGAAGCAGAAACAAAAACCGGCTTGGCAGTAAAAATCGTCCCAGCCGGTTTTTACCCTTTTTTAATCAAGTTTTTAGTAAAGGTGGCAAGCCACAAAGTGGTTTTTCTCCACTTCTTTGAACTCTGGCTGCTTTTCGGTGCATGCAGGCTTTGCGTGCCTGCACCTTTTCGCAAACCGGCAGCCTTCAGGAGGATTGATAGGACTCGGCACATCCCCCTCAAGCAATATCCTCTTTTTATTTCTTTCGGTTTCGGGGTCTGGAATCGGAATCGCCGAAAGCAGCGCCTGAGTATACGGATGAAGCGGGCTTTTGTGCAGGTCCTCTGATGTCGCAAGTTCCACAACCACCCCCAGATACATGACTGCTATCCGGTCGGAGACGTACTTCACCATGCTGAGGTCGTGGGCTATGAAAAGATACGTAAGCTTGAGTTTTTGCTGCAGTTCCATGAGCAGGTTCACAACCTGCGCCTGTATCGAGACGTCCAGTGCAGAAATAGGCTCGTCGCAGACAATGAATTTGGGTTCCACGGCAAGTGCCCTTGCGATACCTATTCTTTGCCTTTGCCCTCCGGAAAACTCGTGCGGGAATCTGTTAGCGTGTTCCTTGTTCAGCCCGACCAGGTTTAAAAGCTCGTATATCCTCTCGGTGCGCTCTCTGTTCTTGTAAAGGCCGTGGATATCGATGCCCTCGCCTATTATGTCGGCCACAGTCATCCTGGGGTTCAACGATGCATAAGGGTCCTGGAAAATCATCTGGGCCTTCCGGTTGAACCCTCTTAGCTCCTGTCCCTTTAATTTATGCACGTTTTTACCTTCAAAAAGCACCTCGCCTCCTGTAGGCTCGTAAAGCCTTACTACGGTCCTTCCCAACGTGGTCTTGCCGCAGCCGGACTCCCCTACGAGACCCAGGGTTTCCCCTTCCATAATCTTAAGATTAACGTCGTCGACAGCCTTCAGCACCGCACCCCTGCCCACGTTGAAGTACTTTTTCAGATTATTTATTTCTATTAGTGCATTTACTTGGCCTGTCATTATAAAGTCACCCCTTTTCCTACAGGAGGTTTAACTTTTGGAGCCATGGGATGCAGCAGCCAGCAGGCAGTGCTGTGGCCGTCGCTCACCGTGAAGTCCTCGGGATATCTTTCGTAACATATTTTCATGGCGTATTCGCACCTGGCTGCGAAGGCGCAGCCCACCGGAGGCGCAAAGAGATCTGGTGGAGTGCCATCGATAGATGCCAGCCTTTTACTCTTGTCCAGATCTGGAGTTGGCACCGACATCAAAAGGCCCCACGTATAGGGGTGGCGTGGATTGTAAAATATATCGTCAAGGCTGCCGCGCTCAATTATCTTACCAGCATACATGACCAGAACCCGCTCAGCCAGATTTGCCACAACACCTAAGTTATGGGTGATAATGATGATGGCTGTATTCAATTTTTTCTGTAAATCCCTCATAAGGTCCAAAATCTGCGCCTGTATCGTTACGTCCAGAGCCGTCGTCGGTTCATCTGCAATAAGAAGTTTCGGGTTGCAGGCTAAGGCAATTGCTATCATAGCCCTCTGCCTCATCCCGCCGCTGAACTCATGAGGGTACTGATCCACGCGCTTTTCCGCATTGGGGATGCCGACAAGTTTTAGCATTTCAATGGCCTTTTCTCTTGCCTGTTTGGGGTGCATCTTCTGATGCTTTATGAGGCCTTCGGCTATTTGAGCACCTACCTTCATGGTGGGGTTCAGGGAAGTCATGGGGTCCTGAAATACCATGCTGATTTCGGAACCCCGGACATGTTCCATTTCTTTTTCTGACAGCTTGGTTATATCTTTGCCGTCGAAGACAATACTCCCGTTTTTAATAACCCCAGGCGGCATTGGTATGAGCCGCATTATGGCCTGCATTGTAACGCTTTTCCCGCAGCCGGACTCGCCGACTACGGCCACCGTTTCCCCCCTGTCTACGTTAAAGGAAACGCCCCTTACCGCTTTGACTTCACCCGCATAGGTCTTGAACGAAACTTCCAGGTCTTTTACTTCGAGCAATCTTTCCACCTTTTGCCACCTCCCATCTAGCTGCGAAGTCTCGGATCGAGGGCGTCTCTCAAACCATCACCAAGCAGGTTCAGAGAGAGCATGGTGGTACTTATGAAAAATGCGGGGATGAAAAGCTGGTAAGGCCGCACTCTGAAACTTTGTATTCCGTAATAAGCCAGTTGCCCCCAACTGGACTGCGGTGGCACAACCCCCAGTCCTATGAAGCTCAAGAATGCTTCGGTGAAGATTGCCGAAGGAACCGACATCGTTAGGTTGACCAAAATTACCCCCAAGGCATTGGGTATCAGGTGCTTAAAAATTATCCTGGCATGACTTGCGCCAAGCACTTTTGCCGCAAGCACAAATTCCTGCTCTTTAAGCTGCAAGATCTGACCTCTTACAAGCCTTGCCATATTAAGCCATCCAACAGCAATCATGGCAATTACCAAAGGCATAATCCCCTGGCCAAGGACCACCATCATCAGAATAACGATAATCATATAAGGGATGGCATAGAGAATATCTATAGCCCTCATTATGGCCATATCTACTTTGCCGCCAAAATAACCGGAAATTCCCCCTATTATAACTCCTATTACGGCATTTAAAAAAGCAGCAAGAAAACCTATCGAAAGCGAAACCCTCGCACCCATCCATGTCCTGGCCCATAAATCCCTGCCAAGCGTGTCCGTGCCAAACCAGTGTTTCGCCGAAGGGGGTTGGTCTATTTCTTCAGTATTTGTGGTTCTGTAATCGTAGGGCGTCATATAAGGACCCACTATAGCCAAAACAGTGTATAAAACTATAATAATAAGTCCCAGCATCGCCACCTTATTTTGCTTTAGTCTCCGCCATGCATCCTGCCAGTAGGTTATGCTGGGTCTTGCGATAGCCTCCATCTGGCTTATATTTTTACCTACATGTTCAAACATTTCCTGGGTAATCGCATCATTCGATGTCTGCACCTTATCTCCTCCCTACTTTGCTATTCTAATCCTAGGATCTATCAACCCGTAAATAATATCTACGACAAAGTTTGCAGCAATCAAAAAAAGCCCATAGAAAGTAGTCATGCCGAGCACCAGCGAGTAGTCAAGATTTTGTATACCTAATACGTAGAACTTTCCAAGTCCTGGTATTGCAAAAATTTGCTCGACCACAAAAGTACCCGTGAGAAGCGTGGCGGTAACCGGCCCCAAAACCGTGATCACCGGTAGTATGGCGTTCCTAACCTGGTGTTTCCATATAATCTGGAATGGCGAAAGCCCCTTGGCTTTAGCTGTTTTTATGAAGTCCTGGTTTACTACATCCAACATACTGGCCCTCATTAGCCTCGCCATTAACGCCAACGCACCTAAACTTAAGGCAAAGGTCGGCATAATCGTATAGGAAAATCCCTTCCATTGGGAAACAGGTAGCAGGTTTAACTTTGTGGCAAAGACATACTGGAGAAGCGGCCCGATGACAAACGAAGGGACAGAAACTCCCACAATTGCTATAAACATCGCAAGGTAATCCAATGTCCTATTTCTGTTCAATGCCGCAATTATACCCAGAGTAACTCCGGCTATTGTAGCAAAAATAACCGCCCTTATCCCCAGGTCAGCCGAATAAGGAAATGCTTGTTTGATTACTTCATTGACGGTTCTGTTTTTATATCTCAACGAATAGCCGAAATCCCCTTTGAGCAAGTTCCGTAAAAATGTCACATATTGAATGTGAATTGGTTTATCTAATCCGTAATACCTCATCATATTGGCCTTTATTTCCGGTGTAACCTTTTCGCTTAAAAAAGGATCGCCTGGAAGAAGTCTAACGAGGAAAAATACTATGGTTACCAGCACCCATGCTGTTATTAATGAGACCAATAGGCGATTCAGAATATATTTGACCAAATATCTTGCACCCCCATTTCAATTTTTCTTAAATCGAATATATTTTTTTATATTTATGCATCGCCTATATTACGATAATCGGAGGTATATGCATAATCGCACATACCTCCGACTTATTAACTCCCAAGACTAAATTTACTCTTGTACGTCAGCGTATACGAAATCGAAAGTTGCACCGATAAAGTCTGTTACTAAGCCATTTATGCGGTCATTGCAGACCCAAGCTCTCTTTCTGAAATATATCGGTATAATTGGCCCTTTTTCAAGTAAGAGTTTTTCGGCTTCAAACATGGCATCGGCACGCTTCTTGAAGTCAGTGGTGGTCTTGGCAAACTGTATAAGCTCGTCGTATTGCTTGTTACTCCAACCGGTGTCGTTATGACCTCCACCGGTTACCCACAGGTCAAGGTAAGTCATCGGATCGTTGTAGTCCGGGCCCCAACCAGCAAATACCACGTCGTAATCCATCTTGGTCATGAGCTCAAGCCTCTGTTTGAAGGGAACCTGCTTGACAGTCATGTTGATGCCAAGGTTCTTCTTAAGCTGGTCCTGTATAAACTCGGCAGTTAACTTGGCCCTTTGGGTATCGTCAGTCAGATATTCAAAAGTCAGCTTAGAAGGATCGTTTATTTTAAGTTCCTTCATCGCTTTTTCAAGATACTCCTTGGCTTTTGCTACATCTGCATTCTTCGAATAAAATTCATAAGGATATTCTTCTGCAAAGGTCTTTTCCAGGCCTGCAAGTTGCGGCAACACGTATCTTGTAGCAGGATCAGAAACTCCCTTTAATACTGCTTTTATTAAAGCTTCGCGGTCTATTGCAAAACCTATCGCTCTCTGGAAATTCTCATTTGCAAGCCACGGCTTGCCTTCGCGCTTTACGTTGAACTGCAGGTAGAATTCGGCGCCATCATAGAAGTACTTGGCCTTTCCTTCCTTTTCCATCTGCTCTACCATTTCTGCAGGTATATATTCCCAGTCGGTCTCTCCGTTTTCAAACATCTGGAAAGCAGTGTTTGCATCGTTTACCACGTATATGGTGACTTTATCAATCTTTACGGCATCTTTATTCCAATAATTGGGGTTCTTCTCAAGTACCAGCTCCTGTTCGTGCTTCCATTCCTTCAAGATGAATGGGCCATTGTAAAGGAGCTTGTCGGCATCTGCTGCAAATTTTTCTCCCATCTGTTCCACAAAGTCTTTTCTCACGGGCATAAACGAAATGAAGCTGAGGAGGCTTTCAAAGTACTTAACCGGCACTTTCAATTTAATCTCGAGCGTCTTTTCGTCTAAGGCTTTTACTCCTATCTGGTTCGGATCGGTTATCTTTTTGGTATTATATTCCTCGCCGTTTACAATATAGTAACCCTGAAAAGCATATTCGGATGCTGTATTCGGGTCCAGTAACCTCTTTATAGCATATTCGAAATCATAAGCAGTTACGGGTTTGCCATCGCTCCACTTGGCATCCCTCAAGTGGAAGGTGTAGGTCGTTTTGTCTTCAGAGATTTCCCACTTTTCGGCCATACCAGGCTGTATCTGGCCGTCGTGTACTCTTACGAGACCTTCAAAAATATGGTGACCGACGAGAATAGCGTAAGTGTCCGTCGCCTTTTGCGGGTCAAGGCTTGGCACTTCGGCACCAATCGTAAAGGCTATTTCCTTAGCCTTACTTTGCTGTCCTCCCTGTTGCTGGCTACCCTGCTGGCCGCATCCCGCAAGTACGCCAGCCACCAGTACCAGCGCTAAAACAACTGCTAGACTTTTCTTTAGCATTAAATCCCCTCCCAGATTTGCCTATTTTTTTAATTGAGCAAATTGCTTTTCTTATTTTGGTTTTCTTATTCCTCAACCCCCCTTCAAAAACAATCAAAATTTTTTAAAATCACACTTTCTATGAAAAGTTTTTAGCCTCCGCTAAATATATATTCTTCAACGAAAACAAAAATCCTTCTTTTAAAAAACAACTCGTTCAATCCAATTTTTCCATCCATATAAAAACCCCCGCCTTAAATGCAGGGGCTTTTGATCAAACTAGAAGTTCCTTTAATATTTTATTTACCAGTTGAGGATTTGCCTTGCCCCGGGTTTCTTTCATTACCTGTCCTACTAAAAATCCTAAGGCTTTTTCTTTGCCTTTTTTGTAGTCCTCAACTGACTTTGGATTTTCTTCAATAACTTTCCTTGCTATCTTTTCAAGTTCTGCCTCGTCCGAGATCTGAATCAAGCCTTTTTCCTTTACAATGACCTCCGGGTCCATGCCGGTATCAAACATTCCCCTGAAAACTTCTTTTGCTATCTTTGTGCTTATCGTACCGTCATCTATCATCTTCAGCATTTTTACGAACTGTGCGGGCTCAAAAGGAACTTCATCGACTTCCTTTCCGGTTTCGTTGAGTATCCCCAGCATTTCGGACATTACCCAATTGCTAATTGTTTTTGGATCGTGGTATTTAGAAACGCATTCTTCAAAGAAATTCGCAAGTGCCTTGGAAGCCGTTATGACTCCAGCGTCATAGGCCGGCAGTCCGTACTCCTCCATATATCTTTTTTTCCGAGCATCGGGCAGTTCAGGAAGTTCGGACTTAAGCTTTTCAACCCATTCTCTATCTATAACTATCGGCACCAAGTCGGGGTCCGGGAAGTACCTGTAGTCGTGGGCCTCTTCCTTGCTCCTTAGCGGAATCGTAATACCCCTTGCCTCATCCCAGCGGCGGGTCTCTTGAACAACAGCCCCACCTGATTCTAAAATTTCCCTCTGGCGCTTTTCCTCGTATTCGAGACTTCGCCGGACGGCCCGGAACGATCCCAGGTTTTTAAGCTCCACTTTCGTACCGAACTTGTCCGACCCCTTTGGCCTCAGTGAGATATTGGTATCGCATCTTAACGAACCTTCTTCCATCTTGCAGTCGGAAACCTCAATATACTGGAGGATGGTCTTCAACTTGTTGAGGTAAAGCCACGCCTCTTCGGGAGTGCGTATATCTGGTTCAGAAACAATTTCTATCAATGGAACGCCGGTGCGGTTTAGGTCCACAAGCGAATATGACTTTCCCTCTTCGTGGATGAGCTTTCCCGCATCCTCTTCGAGATGGATTCTGTTTATGCCTATGCGTTTCGGCTTACCATCTACTTCGATTTCGATATAACCTTTTCTGGCCAAAGGCAAATCGTACTGCGAAATCTGGTAAGCCTTCGGCAGGTCGGGGTAAAAGTAATTCTTTCTGTCGAATTTGGAAAACTCCGGTATCTCGCAGTTTAACGCCAAAGCCGCTTTTATGGCGTATTCCACCGCTTTCTTATTGAGCACCGGTAATACCCCCGGCATTCCAAGGCAAACGGGGCAACAGTGGGTATTAACCTCGCCGCCGAATTCGGTGGTGCAATTGCAAAAGACTTTGGATTTAGTAAGAAGTTCCACGTGGACCTCAAGGCCTATTACCGTTTCGAATTCCATCGTTCCACCTCCAGACGTTATAGGGCAGGTTTTTCGGTGTTAAAGCTGGTGGCCCGTTCAAAAGTATACGCCGCCCTTATTACCGTAGCTTCATCGAAGGGTTTCCCTATTATCTGAAGCCCTACCGGCAAACCGCCGGAAAAACCGCAGGGTATCGAAATTGCAGGAAGTCCCGCCATGTTAACGGGGATGGTGCAGACATCGGACATGTACATCTTTAAAGGATCGTCGGTTTTTTCTCCTATCCTGAAAGCCGGAGTCGGTGCGGTAGGTGCTATAATTACATCGTACTTTTCAAAAGCCCTGTCAAAGTCGGCCTTCACCAGCGTCCTGACCTTCTGGGCTTTAAGATAGTAGGCATCGTAATAACCCGAACTCAAGGCATAAGTTCCCAGCATAATCCTGCGCTTTACTTCGCTGCCGAAACCTTCGCTTCGCGTTTTCTTGTATAGGTCTATGAGATCGTCGTAATCTTTCGCTCTCACTCCGTATCTAATGCCGTCATAGCGGGCAAGGTTTGAACTGGCTTCCGCCGGCGCTATTATGTAATAGGCCCACAGGGCGTACTCAGTGTGCGGCAACGATATTTCTTCGACAGAAGCTCCCAGCCTTTCAAAAACGCGCGCCGCAGATAAAATTGCCTCTTTAACTTCCGGCTCCACTCCTTCTCCCAGGTATTCCTTAGGGAGACCCATTTTCATGCCTTTGACATCTTCCACAAGGCTTTTCGTGAAGTCCGGCACCGGTAAGTTTACAGAAGTAGAGTCCCTTTCATCCCACCCTGCTATGGCGTTTAACACTATGGCACAGTCGGTCACATCCTTCGTTATGGGGCCGATCTGGTCCAGGGAAGAGGCATAGGCCACGAGGCCGTATCTGGAAACCCTGCCGTAAGTCGGTTTAAGACCCACAACGCCACAGTACGAAGCTGGCTGCCTTATTGAACCGCCGGTATCCGAGCCTAAAGCGAATATGCATTCGTCCGCCGCCACTGCCGCCGCCGAACCGCCGGAGGAACCTCCCGGGACCCTCTCAACATCCCAGGGGTTTCTGGTCGAAAAAAAACCGGAATTTTCCGTAGACGAGCCCATCGCAAACTCGTCCATATTGGTCTTCCCTATTATTACTGCCTTCTCAGATTTTAATTTTTCGCAAACCGTAGCATCGTAAGGCGGCACAAAATTAGCAAGTATTTTCGAAGCACAGGTAGTCTTAAGGCCTTTGGTGCATATATTGTCTTTTATGGCTACGGGGATTCCCGCCAGCGGACTCGAAAAATCTCCATCTTTATCTACATTTTTGCTTATTTCCAATGCTCTCTCTTTATCGACAGTTAAAAAAGCCCTTATATTTCCCTCCACCTTATCTATCCTATCTAACACAGCTTTCGTTAGCTCTTCGGACGAAATTTCCCTCTTTGAAAGGAGCTCATGCGCTTCATGGATGGTGAGTTTGCTCAAATTCAACGCTTCTACCTCCATTCCCTTTAATCTTCTATAATTCTGGGTACTTTAAAGAAACCCCGTTCTTTTTCTGGAGCGTTCTTCAATACCTCCTCCCGCGGGAGGCTTTCCTTTACCACATCCTCGCGGAAGACGTTTTTAATCGGGATGATGTGGGCAGTCGGAGGAACATTAGCAGTATCGAGCTCATTCAATTTGTCCATGTAGTCTAATATTGAGCTGAGAGTATTTGCCATCTCCTTCTTTTCTTCCTCCGAAAGATATAGCCTCGCAAGATTTGCAACGTGTTCCACAGTTTCTATTGTTATCTTCACGCTTTCACCCTCTTTTCAAAATTTACTCGCCCTTCTTTCTAACGGTTATAATTTTATCATTTTGGGTTTAAATAAACAACCTTAGGGAAAAATTTATAACTCTAAGCCAATACCGCAATAATCAATTGCAGAATATAGTCCCTATAGGATATAATCTCATTGTAGAAAATTTATAAAAGGATGAGGTTTATGAAAAAATTAATTCTCTGTTTTTTAATAGCATTTTTATCTACTTTCTTCTTGAGTGCTAATTTTTACGCCAGTTCAACGCAAGCTCAGTCGGAAAA encodes the following:
- a CDS encoding acylphosphatase codes for the protein MKRKVRAMIYGLVQGVGLRYQVQKKASELGLVGFVKNLPDGSVEMVAEGEEELINDLIEYIKTGIRWARVENVELEWSEWEGKYRRFEIVF
- the ltaE gene encoding low-specificity L-threonine aldolase, with the translated sequence MEKFIDLRSDTVTLPTQEMREAMYRAEVGDDVYGEDPTVKKLEEMAAEITGKEAAMFVTSGTQGNQVSIMTHTHPGDEIILEEKSHIFTYEVGGIGYLAGVQTRTIPGKKGVMDPSEIEAAIREDDIHFPKTSLICVENTHNRAGGTVIPLNVLKWTYEIAQNHGIPVHLDGARIFNAAIYLGVPVKEIAKFADSVMFCLSKGLCAPVGSIVAGSREFIKRARKFRKMLGGGLRQAGILAAAGIVALEKMVGRLKEDHENARLLAEGLNAIPGIFIDMETVQTNIVICDISGFKINASEFAKRLLKKGIKINGGSGYLVRFVTHYGIEKKDILKAIEAVKEVAEEIL
- a CDS encoding tRNA lysidine(34) synthetase encodes the protein MNRNFGKWFLTRVKKAIIDYNMIENGDKIAVGVSGGKDSSVLLFILDLLRKYSPWKFDIIAVNVDLGWEMDLAPVIDFCRQRDIPFEMVKTDITRVVFDIRKEPNPCSLCSRMRRGALDSAAVALGCNKVALAHHADDLIETLFLNLIFTGRFETFEPKTYLSRKNVTLIRPLIYLSEKTVKSIARSQNLPVIESPCPASGTTKREEVGKLLDQMDQIFPKARENILAAIRRRDFFRLNNSPQEKTE
- a CDS encoding ABC transporter ATP-binding protein, giving the protein MTGQVNALIEINNLKKYFNVGRGAVLKAVDDVNLKIMEGETLGLVGESGCGKTTLGRTVVRLYEPTGGEVLFEGKNVHKLKGQELRGFNRKAQMIFQDPYASLNPRMTVADIIGEGIDIHGLYKNRERTERIYELLNLVGLNKEHANRFPHEFSGGQRQRIGIARALAVEPKFIVCDEPISALDVSIQAQVVNLLMELQQKLKLTYLFIAHDLSMVKYVSDRIAVMYLGVVVELATSEDLHKSPLHPYTQALLSAIPIPDPETERNKKRILLEGDVPSPINPPEGCRFAKRCRHAKPACTEKQPEFKEVEKNHFVACHLY
- a CDS encoding ABC transporter ATP-binding protein, whose translation is MERLLEVKDLEVSFKTYAGEVKAVRGVSFNVDRGETVAVVGESGCGKSVTMQAIMRLIPMPPGVIKNGSIVFDGKDITKLSEKEMEHVRGSEISMVFQDPMTSLNPTMKVGAQIAEGLIKHQKMHPKQAREKAIEMLKLVGIPNAEKRVDQYPHEFSGGMRQRAMIAIALACNPKLLIADEPTTALDVTIQAQILDLMRDLQKKLNTAIIIITHNLGVVANLAERVLVMYAGKIIERGSLDDIFYNPRHPYTWGLLMSVPTPDLDKSKRLASIDGTPPDLFAPPVGCAFAARCEYAMKICYERYPEDFTVSDGHSTACWLLHPMAPKVKPPVGKGVTL
- a CDS encoding ABC transporter permease; translation: MFEHVGKNISQMEAIARPSITYWQDAWRRLKQNKVAMLGLIIIVLYTVLAIVGPYMTPYDYRTTNTEEIDQPPSAKHWFGTDTLGRDLWARTWMGARVSLSIGFLAAFLNAVIGVIIGGISGYFGGKVDMAIMRAIDILYAIPYMIIVILMMVVLGQGIMPLVIAMIAVGWLNMARLVRGQILQLKEQEFVLAAKVLGASHARIIFKHLIPNALGVILVNLTMSVPSAIFTEAFLSFIGLGVVPPQSSWGQLAYYGIQSFRVRPYQLFIPAFFISTTMLSLNLLGDGLRDALDPRLRS
- a CDS encoding ABC transporter permease; amino-acid sequence: MVKYILNRLLVSLITAWVLVTIVFFLVRLLPGDPFLSEKVTPEIKANMMRYYGLDKPIHIQYVTFLRNLLKGDFGYSLRYKNRTVNEVIKQAFPYSADLGIRAVIFATIAGVTLGIIAALNRNRTLDYLAMFIAIVGVSVPSFVIGPLLQYVFATKLNLLPVSQWKGFSYTIMPTFALSLGALALMARLMRASMLDVVNQDFIKTAKAKGLSPFQIIWKHQVRNAILPVITVLGPVTATLLTGTFVVEQIFAIPGLGKFYVLGIQNLDYSLVLGMTTFYGLFLIAANFVVDIIYGLIDPRIRIAK
- a CDS encoding peptide ABC transporter substrate-binding protein; amino-acid sequence: MLKKSLAVVLALVLVAGVLAGCGQQGSQQQGGQQSKAKEIAFTIGAEVPSLDPQKATDTYAILVGHHIFEGLVRVHDGQIQPGMAEKWEISEDKTTYTFHLRDAKWSDGKPVTAYDFEYAIKRLLDPNTASEYAFQGYYIVNGEEYNTKKITDPNQIGVKALDEKTLEIKLKVPVKYFESLLSFISFMPVRKDFVEQMGEKFAADADKLLYNGPFILKEWKHEQELVLEKNPNYWNKDAVKIDKVTIYVVNDANTAFQMFENGETDWEYIPAEMVEQMEKEGKAKYFYDGAEFYLQFNVKREGKPWLANENFQRAIGFAIDREALIKAVLKGVSDPATRYVLPQLAGLEKTFAEEYPYEFYSKNADVAKAKEYLEKAMKELKINDPSKLTFEYLTDDTQRAKLTAEFIQDQLKKNLGINMTVKQVPFKQRLELMTKMDYDVVFAGWGPDYNDPMTYLDLWVTGGGHNDTGWSNKQYDELIQFAKTTTDFKKRADAMFEAEKLLLEKGPIIPIYFRKRAWVCNDRINGLVTDFIGATFDFVYADVQE
- the gatB gene encoding Asp-tRNA(Asn)/Glu-tRNA(Gln) amidotransferase subunit GatB, which translates into the protein MEFETVIGLEVHVELLTKSKVFCNCTTEFGGEVNTHCCPVCLGMPGVLPVLNKKAVEYAIKAALALNCEIPEFSKFDRKNYFYPDLPKAYQISQYDLPLARKGYIEIEVDGKPKRIGINRIHLEEDAGKLIHEEGKSYSLVDLNRTGVPLIEIVSEPDIRTPEEAWLYLNKLKTILQYIEVSDCKMEEGSLRCDTNISLRPKGSDKFGTKVELKNLGSFRAVRRSLEYEEKRQREILESGGAVVQETRRWDEARGITIPLRSKEEAHDYRYFPDPDLVPIVIDREWVEKLKSELPELPDARKKRYMEEYGLPAYDAGVITASKALANFFEECVSKYHDPKTISNWVMSEMLGILNETGKEVDEVPFEPAQFVKMLKMIDDGTISTKIAKEVFRGMFDTGMDPEVIVKEKGLIQISDEAELEKIARKVIEENPKSVEDYKKGKEKALGFLVGQVMKETRGKANPQLVNKILKELLV